Part of the Pseudomonas sp. P8_241 genome is shown below.
TTCCAGGGCTTCCCCATCAGCAGCAGCTCGTCCCGAACCCCCGTGGCCGAAGCCGCCGGAGCCAAAACCCAACTGACCGGCGTGGTCGGCGCACTGGCGGTTGCCTTGCTGTTGGTGGTCGCACCGGACCTGCTGCAACACCTACCGTCCAGTGCACTGGCCGCCGTTGTGATCGCCTCGGCCATCGGCCTGATCGAAATCAGCGACCTGCGCCGGATTTACCGCATCCAGCGCTGGGAATGCTGGCTGTCGATCGTCTGCACCGTCGGCGTGGCCGTGTTCGGCGCCATCGAAGGCATCGGCCTGGCCATCGTGATCGCGATCATCGAATTCCTCTGGGACGCCTGGCGCCCATACTCCGCCGTACTGGGCCGCGCCGATGGCGTAAAGGGCTACCACGACATCAAACGCTACCCCGACGCCCGCCGAATCCCCGGCCTGGTCCTGTTCCGCTGGGACGCCCCACTGTTTTTCGCCAACGCCGAACAATTCAACGACCGAGTCCTGGACGCCGTCGCCGCATCCCCCACACCCGTGCGCTGGCTGGTGGTCGCCGCCGAACCGGTCACCAGCGTCGACGTCACCTCCGCCGACATGCTGGCTGAGCTGGACGACACGTTGCATGCGGCGGGTATCGAGTTGTGCATTGCCGAGATGAAAGACCCGGTGAAGGACAAGCTGAAGCGGTTCGGGTTGTTTGCACGGTTGGGGGAGACGGCGTTTTTTCCAACGATTGGGACGGCTGTGGATAGTTATGTGGCGAATTATGGGGTGGGTTATGAGGAGGGGGATGGGCGTTGAGATATGGTTAGCTAGTGGTACGCTTTCAGCGTTTACTCGGGTTGCTAATTCATGGAGGTGTCAGGTGACTGAACGGGTTCAAGTAGACATGCGCGAAGCCAAATCCCAGCTTACTCAACTTGCTGAGCGGGCATGGCATGGCGACGAGGTTGTGATCTTAAAAGACGGCAAGCCTTACGTGGACCTGCTCCCTCACGTCGATACCACTCGGCTGCGCAAACCGGGGCGGTTGAAAGGGAAAATTCGGATGACGACGGATTTTGACAAAACTTCCGAGGATATCGTTGAGGAATTTGAGTGCATTTGTGAAGGGACAGAACACTATAGTTTCTAACCCACCACAGATCCCTTGTGGGAGAGCGCTTGCTCGCGACTCCCAACGTCAACTCAGTACCCAAGCCAAGCACCCCACCTGTGGCGAGGGGGCTTGCCCCCGTTGGGCTGCGAAGCGGCCCCAAAGCCAGCCAACGCGGAGCATCAGACAAACCGAATGGTGCGGATGACGATATGAGCGCAAAACAAAAAATCCACTGCCTGCAATTCAGGCAGTGGATGGGGCAAACAATCAGTATCCACGCATTACCCGTGATGCCTTCCGCCACCAGGATTCACGTCGATTGAAAGGATCATCTGCCAGCACGCACGGCATATCCCGCAATCGAATCCACGGCTCATCCTGCCAATGCAACATACAGAGCGACATCTTCGGCCAATCGAGCACACTCAACGTCGGACGCTCCACCATACGCGACGGCTGCGCATCACGCAGCGCAGGCACCACCTGATGAGTCAGCCACTCCCGCAGCAATCGATTCTCAGGGCAATAGTGATAAATCAACAACGCATACGCACCTGACTCGCTCACCATCAAACGCTCTTTGTCGGTGCCATAGACCTCGACGAGCATCATCTGCCTCTGGTCTGCATCCAGCTTGCGCGTCATGCGTTCATCAAGGTGCTTACCCATCAGTCGTCCTAGATCATGCGCGCAGAACCAAGCCTGGTTCTCTACAAGAACGGCATGCATATGGACGTTGTGACGGGTGAAAAGGTTAGGTTTGAGTGATTCAGCCATGGTGTGCCTCCTGGAGCGGAAGCGCGTGGTTGGATCTGTGGGCAGGGTGATTCACCTTCATCGTGAAGGTCGGATAGTCAGGCATTTCCTTTACCTCTGGCTGCTTTCTTAGGGCATTCGTTAAGGGTGTCGGGAGCTAAGAAACCCACCAGAGACGGGCCGGACATATTCCCCTTTCGGGTCTTGTATTCGCCCACTCCCGACATAACGGGGATTTTCTCGCAGGCGTAGAGAAACCGCAGACGAAAAAAAGCCGCATGACTGTCGGGTGCGGAGGACCGCTCTGGTTTGTAGAGTTTCTTAGGCTCGGAGCTGAGGGTAGGAGGATCACGGGCAGTCGTCAACCAGCGACTTTTCCTAACGCATGTGAAACAAAACGAAATCTGGACAACGGCGTGGAGTAAATTATGCTGTGTTTATATCCAGTACTCGGTTGCCATTGATCTTTGCCGTTACCCACAATCCCTGTCCCTAGGATTCAACTCGGATTCTAGGAAATTTCATTTACTTTGAAATTTGCGGGGCTAGAATGGTGACCATTCGTCACAGTTTTGACCCAGAGGAATTTCGGGCTCATGAATCTTTTTGAAACACCATCTTTTGAATCCTTGAGCGAAACGACCTCGGCTTCCCATGACCTTGACTCTCATCCTGTGACTGACCTTGCGCTGCTGCACAAGCTGTTGGAGATCTACGATCAGGGGCAGTTGGCCGAAACTCTCAATGATGTAAGCCCGAGCCACTGGTGCCGTGAAACTATTAATCGTTGGATAAAAGGAAAGGCCTCGCCGAAGCTGTCCCATATCGAGTTCACTCGTTTGAAAGATTTGTTGCCCAAGCGCTTGAACCATAAACCTTCCTTCACCTTTATCGATCTCTTCGCGGGTATCGGCGGTATCAGAAAAGGGTTTGAAGCCATCGGCGGTGAATGCCTATTCACGTCCGAATGGAATAAGTACGCGGTCAAAACCTACAAGGCGAACCACTTCTGTGATCCGGCTCGTCACCGCTTCAATCTTGATATCCGTTCGGTAACGCTTTCAGACCAGCCTGAAATCAGTGACGAGGAAGCCTACAAGAACATTGATCGAGAAATTCCTGATCACGATGTCCTGTTGGCGGGTTTCCCATGCCAACCGTTCTCGCTTGCAGGTGTTTCCAAGAAGAACTCATTAGGGCGAAAACACGGTTTCGAATGCGAGACCCAAGGAACTCTGTTTTTCGATGTAGCGCGGATTATTGCCGCGAAACGGCCGGCCGCATTCTTGCTTGAGAACGTGAAAAACCTGAAAAGCCATGACAAGGGCAACACGTTCCGAATCATTTGCGAAGCGCTGGACGAGCTGGGTTATGAGGTGGCAGATGTAAACGCGCCGAAGGGCTCTGATCCCAAGGTCATCGATGCCAGGCACTTTGTTCCACAACACCGCGAGCGAATCGTGTTGGTCGGTTTTCGTCGTGACTTGAACGTCCACCAAGGATTCACACTGCGTGACATCAGCAAGCACATACCGAAGCAGCGACCTAGTTTTGGTGATCTGCTTGATAAGGATGTGGATGAAAAATACATCCTCACGCCAAAGCTTTGGGATTATCTCTATCGCTACGCTGCTAAGCATCGCGAGAAGGGCAACGGCTTTGGCTTTGGTTTGACCGGGCCAAACGATGTGGCTCGCACCCTCTCGGCGAGATATCACAAAGACGGTTCGGAAATCTTGGTTGACCGTGGGTTCGTGGAAACTTTGGACTTCAACAGTGAGTTGAATCAGCTTAATCGTCCACGCCGGCTCACTCCTCATGAGTGTTCGCGTCTGATGGGCTTCGACAAGCCGGGGGAAAGCGAATTTGTGATTCCTGTGTCCGATACCCAAGCGTATCGTCAGTTCGGAAACTCGGTTGCCGTCCCTGTTTTTGAGGCTGTGGCTCGGCTGATGAAGGACCGAATTTTAGCTGCGAAAGAAAAAACTGCTGATAAGGAGCAACCTCAATTGGAGTTTGCTCTTCCTGAGTGATGAGTCGTACATCTCTATTTGGATACTTTTGAATTAAGGCTCGTTTGGTGACTCAGGCCTTTAAGTCGTGACAGAATTTCTGAGTCGGAACATCTCGCAGAAGCAATTCTGCGAAGCTTCCTGACATACTTTCATTTCGACTCCCAAATTGTTCAGCGACCTTACCCATGACAACCTTTTCGCAGTGGATTGAAGACAAGAATCAAGATGAATGGTGGATATTCATCAAGCGACTTTCGGCCAACGACACGGGACTCACGGGGGGCAACGGGGTAGGTATTTATGTGCCCAAAGCGGTTATAGACATAGCGTTACCGTCCATTTCTAGCACTTGTTGTATGAATCCTGACTGCAGTCTGACGGCGCAGATCACCTCTCATGGTTTTCCAGAGCA
Proteins encoded:
- a CDS encoding Bro-N domain-containing protein translates to MAESLKPNLFTRHNVHMHAVLVENQAWFCAHDLGRLMGKHLDERMTRKLDADQRQMMLVEVYGTDKERLMVSESGAYALLIYHYCPENRLLREWLTHQVVPALRDAQPSRMVERPTLSVLDWPKMSLCMLHWQDEPWIRLRDMPCVLADDPFNRRESWWRKASRVMRGY
- the dcm gene encoding DNA (cytosine-5-)-methyltransferase: MNLFETPSFESLSETTSASHDLDSHPVTDLALLHKLLEIYDQGQLAETLNDVSPSHWCRETINRWIKGKASPKLSHIEFTRLKDLLPKRLNHKPSFTFIDLFAGIGGIRKGFEAIGGECLFTSEWNKYAVKTYKANHFCDPARHRFNLDIRSVTLSDQPEISDEEAYKNIDREIPDHDVLLAGFPCQPFSLAGVSKKNSLGRKHGFECETQGTLFFDVARIIAAKRPAAFLLENVKNLKSHDKGNTFRIICEALDELGYEVADVNAPKGSDPKVIDARHFVPQHRERIVLVGFRRDLNVHQGFTLRDISKHIPKQRPSFGDLLDKDVDEKYILTPKLWDYLYRYAAKHREKGNGFGFGLTGPNDVARTLSARYHKDGSEILVDRGFVETLDFNSELNQLNRPRRLTPHECSRLMGFDKPGESEFVIPVSDTQAYRQFGNSVAVPVFEAVARLMKDRILAAKEKTADKEQPQLEFALPE
- a CDS encoding type II toxin-antitoxin system prevent-host-death family antitoxin; the protein is MTERVQVDMREAKSQLTQLAERAWHGDEVVILKDGKPYVDLLPHVDTTRLRKPGRLKGKIRMTTDFDKTSEDIVEEFECICEGTEHYSF